A single region of the Neisseriaceae bacterium genome encodes:
- the glmU gene encoding UDP-N-acetylglucosamine diphosphorylase/glucosamine-1-phosphate N-acetyltransferase, protein MQDLYVIILAAGQGTRMRSHQKPKVLHSIAGKPMLSRVIETAEQLNPNNINVVVGHEKEQLFEQVHFSVNWVIQDQQLGTGHAVKMALPNIPQEGITLVLYGDVPLIDETTLKNLINTVGENEVAILTDLLEDPSGYGRIIRDEKNHVVKIIEDKDVNSVQRLIKEINTGIYVIPNQYLHQWLNQLNNNNAQQEYYLTDIIALAHEHNVPVKTVPVSKSYLVMGVNDKVQLATLERIYQQEIAKQLMQNGLMLMDPNRFDLRGELIFGRDVIIDVNVIFEGNSVLGNNIHIGANCVLKNVTIHDNVIIQPFSHLEDCEVGDSAKIGPYARLRPKVNLAKEVHIGNFVEVKNSKIGIGSKVNHLTYVGDTTIGKGSNIGAGTITCNYDGVSKHATIIGDDCRIGSGTMLVAPVAVGDRATIGAGSVITRNCPENQLTISRSKQISLASWVRPEKKSQS, encoded by the coding sequence ATGCAAGATTTATATGTCATCATTTTAGCAGCGGGTCAAGGCACTCGCATGAGATCTCATCAAAAACCCAAAGTATTACATAGCATTGCAGGTAAGCCTATGCTTTCTAGAGTCATAGAAACAGCAGAACAATTAAATCCTAATAATATTAATGTTGTGGTGGGACATGAGAAAGAACAGTTATTTGAGCAAGTTCATTTTTCTGTTAATTGGGTAATCCAAGATCAACAACTAGGTACAGGACATGCAGTGAAGATGGCTTTACCCAATATTCCTCAAGAAGGCATTACACTGGTTTTATATGGTGATGTGCCTTTGATTGATGAGACAACTCTAAAAAATCTAATTAATACAGTAGGAGAGAATGAAGTTGCTATTTTAACGGATTTATTAGAGGATCCCAGTGGCTATGGTCGTATTATTCGTGATGAGAAAAATCATGTAGTTAAGATTATTGAGGACAAAGATGTCAATTCGGTACAAAGATTAATTAAGGAAATTAATACTGGTATTTATGTTATCCCCAATCAATATTTGCACCAATGGTTGAACCAACTAAATAATAATAATGCACAACAGGAATATTATCTAACTGATATCATAGCATTAGCTCATGAACATAATGTACCTGTCAAAACTGTACCTGTTTCTAAAAGTTATTTAGTGATGGGGGTTAATGATAAGGTTCAATTAGCGACTTTAGAACGTATTTATCAGCAAGAGATCGCAAAACAATTGATGCAAAATGGGTTGATGCTCATGGATCCTAACCGGTTTGATTTAAGAGGAGAGTTAATCTTTGGTCGTGATGTTATTATTGATGTTAACGTTATTTTTGAAGGAAACAGTGTACTGGGCAATAATATTCATATCGGGGCTAATTGTGTGTTAAAGAATGTCACTATTCATGATAATGTCATCATACAACCTTTTTCTCATTTAGAAGATTGTGAAGTAGGAGATTCTGCGAAAATAGGCCCCTATGCTCGTTTAAGGCCGAAAGTTAACTTGGCAAAAGAGGTTCATATTGGCAATTTTGTTGAGGTAAAAAATTCTAAAATTGGTATTGGAAGTAAGGTTAACCATTTAACATATGTGGGCGATACTACCATTGGGAAAGGTAGTAATATTGGTGCAGGAACAATCACTTGTAATTATGATGGTGTTAGTAAACATGCCACCATCATTGGTGATGATTGCCGTATTGGTTCAGGTACTATGCTGGTAGCACCTGTTGCTGTGGGGGATAGAGCAACAATCGGAGCAGGTAGTGTAATTACTAGAAATTGCCCTGAAAATCAATTAACAATATCTAGAAGTAAACAAATATCTCTTGCTTCTTGGGTGAGGCCAGAGAAAAAAAGTCAATCGTAA
- the glmS gene encoding glutamine--fructose-6-phosphate transaminase (isomerizing), translating to MCGIVGAIRSDNKIVEFLTDGLKRMEYRGYDSSGIAVLMQNQIKRVRRVGRISELDKAVSEIDLVSNVGIGHTRWATHGEVTEPNAHPHVSHQKIVLVHNGIIENYQEEKRNLIDMGYEFESQTDTEVIAHSIHHDYQTSSNLFEAVRKTTLKFQGAYAIGVLCLDEPDVIVLARMGCPLLIGLGEEENFFASDVSALVAYTRDIIYLEDGDIAQISIRGIDNLLDKTGRVVEREVKQSQVSLTSLELGPYSHFMQKEIYEQPKAIIDTTEVVFSTGFVPSLFGEKAETIFNEINSVKILACGSSYYAGITAKYWLESIAKIPTDVEIASEYRYREVVSNPRQLILTVSQSGETLDTIEALKRAKSLGHDKTLAICNVMESALVRESELVFYTRAGAEICVASTKAFTTQLVVLFIFTITLGRLKGYISEAQAQIYLEDLRHLPGSVQAALNLEPQITQWANLFSPKDHALFLGRGIHYPVALEGALKLKEITYIHAEAYPAGELKHGPLALVDQDMPVVIVAPNDSLLDKLKSNMQEVVARGGELFVFTDADSDYEASKGIRVIRTPRHVGTLSAIVHTIPVQLLAYHTALAKGTDVDKPRNLAKSVTVE from the coding sequence ATGTGTGGAATAGTGGGTGCAATTCGTTCGGATAATAAAATTGTAGAATTTCTAACCGATGGTTTGAAACGCATGGAATATCGAGGGTATGATTCCTCCGGAATTGCTGTTTTAATGCAGAACCAAATTAAACGGGTTCGTCGTGTAGGTAGGATTTCTGAATTAGACAAGGCAGTTAGCGAAATTGATTTGGTATCGAATGTTGGAATTGGTCATACTCGTTGGGCCACTCATGGAGAGGTTACAGAGCCTAATGCACACCCACATGTTTCCCATCAAAAAATTGTTCTGGTACATAATGGAATTATTGAGAATTATCAAGAAGAAAAGAGAAATTTAATAGATATGGGTTATGAATTTGAATCACAAACTGATACAGAGGTCATTGCCCATAGCATTCATCATGATTATCAAACCTCATCTAATTTATTTGAAGCAGTACGAAAAACCACTTTGAAATTTCAAGGTGCTTATGCCATTGGTGTTTTATGTTTAGATGAACCAGATGTGATTGTTCTTGCCAGAATGGGGTGTCCTCTATTAATCGGTTTGGGAGAAGAGGAAAACTTTTTTGCTTCTGATGTATCGGCTTTAGTGGCCTATACAAGAGATATTATTTATTTAGAAGACGGGGATATTGCCCAAATTTCCATTCGGGGTATTGATAATTTGCTGGATAAAACAGGTCGAGTCGTTGAACGAGAAGTCAAACAATCACAGGTTTCATTAACTTCTCTGGAGTTAGGTCCGTATAGTCATTTTATGCAAAAAGAAATTTATGAACAACCTAAAGCAATTATAGACACTACAGAGGTTGTTTTTTCTACAGGTTTTGTGCCTAGTTTATTTGGAGAAAAGGCAGAAACTATATTCAATGAAATAAATAGTGTCAAAATTTTGGCTTGCGGGAGTTCTTATTATGCAGGAATAACTGCTAAATATTGGTTAGAGTCGATAGCTAAAATTCCAACTGACGTCGAAATTGCTAGTGAATATCGTTATCGTGAAGTGGTTTCTAATCCTAGACAATTAATTTTAACCGTTTCTCAGTCAGGTGAAACGCTGGATACTATCGAAGCCTTAAAAAGAGCTAAATCACTAGGTCATGATAAAACATTGGCGATTTGTAATGTGATGGAAAGTGCTCTGGTACGTGAAAGTGAATTGGTATTTTATACCAGAGCAGGTGCAGAAATTTGTGTTGCCTCTACTAAAGCATTTACCACACAATTAGTTGTACTATTTATTTTTACAATAACTTTAGGGCGACTAAAAGGATATATTAGCGAGGCACAAGCACAAATTTATTTAGAAGACTTAAGACATCTGCCAGGGAGTGTCCAAGCAGCCCTTAATTTAGAGCCACAAATTACGCAATGGGCAAATTTATTTTCTCCCAAAGACCATGCTTTATTTTTAGGGCGTGGTATTCATTATCCTGTGGCCTTGGAAGGTGCGTTGAAATTAAAAGAAATTACTTATATTCATGCGGAAGCTTATCCAGCGGGTGAATTAAAACATGGGCCATTAGCTCTGGTGGATCAGGATATGCCAGTAGTCATCGTTGCACCGAATGACTCTTTACTCGATAAATTAAAAAGTAATATGCAAGAGGTGGTTGCAAGGGGGGGTGAATTATTTGTTTTTACCGATGCAGATTCTGATTATGAAGCCTCCAAAGGTATTCGTGTGATTAGAACCCCAAGGCATGTTGGCACATTATCTGCGATTGTACACACCATCCCTGTACAGTTATTAGCCTATCATACAGCTTTAGCCAAAGGAACAGATGTTGATAAGCCAAGAAATTTGGCGAAGTCTGTAACAGTTGAGTAG
- a CDS encoding AAA family ATPase, which produces MSGMIKKIDYIQNMAVYQDFKWNLKEKNNTEVSFEKINIFYGRNCSGKTTLSRIFKVLEKKQLPDKYQNLKFSVSVGKKTVTHEDLSNENSSGSLPIVRVFNQDFIQENLGFIFDEERSITGFAVLGKHNLETEQKIKELYKELGSKEDKTGLRGKLAKAEYYFHQSDNELKSLSKKLEQRLRVKATEDRDIAIKYNKIFGDPNYNIKNIEKDVLYLLKKGYQPINSDQKDKFEKICREEAKPRIEKPVFPSLGCLDLISEAKELIERKISISKPIQELIENNALAHWVRQGMEYHRHRETCAFCGNIISPDLWPKLEQHFNLESKNLEQKLDKLIDWIKKEKEHITTFPKIDYTIYYSNDFKVLKDLEARIDRYLLKYRDCLNEIKVQINNRKNNIIKPIEFKAPEIDINEYGNIKNTWEHIIDTSNEYTDNLGEWKTKAKESLRLYDVHCYIQSIGFLEKYGEIVEKRKESSGFQKAKESLEKEISNKENEIEKLRSQLEDKQAAVKKINDYLEFGLEYPSFCLKVVNEDKKQYQFEIVRINGKIDNEKADAEKAYNLSQGERNLIAFCYFLVSLESINQQLNENEKPKPIIWIDDPISSLDSNHIFFAYSLIKTLIVDPGNFQQLFISTHNLEFLQFLKRMPGRKKQFFILERDKDKGDIRLMPDYLRNYITEFNYLFHQIYKCAEGEPNNNDYHMIYSFANNARRFLELYLYYQYPDGDEKRKNDRLKEFFDPNMECVNFIDRVTNEYSHSLGLERGSLPIETIEIRQVAKKIIAKLKENNKSQYEAFLKSIGVDEEEIVKNNLGYYLRNE; this is translated from the coding sequence ATGAGTGGAATGATAAAAAAAATAGACTATATTCAAAATATGGCAGTCTATCAGGATTTTAAATGGAATCTAAAAGAAAAAAATAATACAGAAGTAAGTTTTGAAAAAATAAACATATTTTACGGTAGAAATTGCTCGGGAAAAACAACCTTATCACGAATATTTAAGGTATTAGAAAAAAAACAACTTCCTGATAAATATCAAAATCTGAAATTTAGTGTATCTGTTGGAAAAAAAACAGTAACACATGAGGACTTGTCTAATGAGAACTCATCGGGATCTTTACCCATTGTTCGAGTTTTTAATCAAGATTTTATACAAGAGAATCTTGGGTTTATTTTTGATGAAGAGCGATCTATCACAGGATTTGCAGTTTTAGGGAAACATAATCTAGAAACAGAACAAAAAATTAAAGAACTTTATAAAGAACTTGGAAGTAAGGAAGATAAAACAGGGCTACGAGGAAAATTAGCTAAAGCTGAATATTATTTTCATCAATCAGATAATGAACTTAAAAGTCTTAGTAAAAAATTAGAACAGCGGTTAAGAGTCAAAGCAACAGAGGATCGTGATATCGCGATTAAGTATAATAAAATATTTGGGGATCCAAACTATAATATAAAGAACATAGAAAAAGATGTTTTATATTTGTTGAAGAAAGGTTATCAACCAATTAATTCTGACCAAAAAGATAAATTTGAAAAGATTTGTAGAGAGGAGGCAAAACCAAGGATCGAAAAACCTGTGTTTCCTAGCTTAGGCTGTTTAGATTTAATTTCTGAGGCTAAAGAATTAATTGAGAGAAAAATTTCTATATCTAAACCTATTCAAGAATTAATCGAAAATAATGCGTTAGCTCATTGGGTGAGACAAGGCATGGAGTATCATCGACATAGAGAAACATGTGCATTTTGTGGAAACATTATTTCACCAGATCTTTGGCCGAAGTTGGAGCAACATTTTAATTTGGAATCAAAAAATCTTGAACAAAAATTGGATAAGTTAATTGACTGGATTAAGAAAGAAAAAGAACATATAACTACTTTTCCTAAAATAGACTATACCATTTATTATTCTAATGATTTCAAAGTGTTAAAAGATCTCGAAGCGAGGATAGATAGGTATCTTTTAAAATATCGTGACTGTTTAAATGAGATAAAAGTTCAAATTAACAACAGAAAAAATAATATTATAAAGCCAATTGAATTTAAGGCACCTGAGATTGATATTAATGAATATGGTAACATTAAAAATACGTGGGAACATATTATAGATACCTCGAATGAATATACTGATAATTTAGGTGAATGGAAAACGAAAGCAAAAGAATCGTTGCGACTTTATGACGTTCATTGTTACATTCAATCAATAGGGTTTTTAGAGAAATACGGCGAGATAGTAGAAAAGAGAAAAGAAAGTTCGGGTTTTCAAAAAGCAAAAGAATCTTTGGAGAAAGAGATCTCAAATAAAGAAAATGAAATCGAAAAATTGAGGTCTCAATTAGAAGACAAACAAGCTGCTGTAAAAAAGATTAATGACTATCTAGAATTTGGTTTGGAATATCCGTCTTTTTGCTTAAAAGTAGTGAATGAGGATAAGAAGCAATATCAATTTGAAATAGTGCGCATTAATGGAAAAATCGATAATGAAAAAGCTGATGCTGAAAAAGCCTATAATTTAAGTCAAGGTGAGCGTAACCTTATTGCATTTTGTTACTTTTTGGTAAGCCTTGAGAGTATTAATCAACAACTTAATGAGAATGAAAAACCTAAACCAATTATATGGATAGATGATCCAATTTCAAGTTTGGATTCAAATCATATATTTTTTGCGTATAGTTTAATAAAAACATTAATAGTAGATCCAGGGAACTTTCAGCAATTATTTATATCCACACATAACCTTGAATTTTTGCAATTTTTAAAACGGATGCCTGGTAGGAAAAAACAATTTTTTATCTTAGAAAGAGATAAAGATAAAGGTGATATAAGATTAATGCCTGATTATCTTAGAAACTATATCACTGAATTTAATTATCTTTTTCATCAAATTTATAAATGTGCAGAAGGTGAGCCGAATAATAATGATTATCATATGATTTATAGTTTTGCAAATAATGCAAGGAGATTTCTGGAATTGTACTTGTATTATCAATATCCAGATGGTGATGAAAAGAGAAAAAATGATAGACTAAAAGAATTTTTTGACCCAAATATGGAGTGCGTTAATTTTATTGATCGAGTTACAAATGAATATAGCCATTCATTAGGTCTAGAAAGAGGGTCTTTACCCATAGAGACTATTGAAATACGACAAGTAGCAAAAAAAATTATAGCAAAACTTAAAGAAAATAATAAATCTCAATATGAGGCCTTTCTTAAAAGTATTGGAGTAGATGAAGAGGAGATAGTCAAGAATAATTTAGGTTATTATTTAAGAAATGAATAG
- the mutM gene encoding bifunctional DNA-formamidopyrimidine glycosylase/DNA-(apurinic or apyrimidinic site) lyase, whose product MPELPEVETTKNKIMLTLQGQRILRIEVRQPHLRWVVSPQIMRLQNEKVHECSRRGKYIILKLDHGYLVIHLGMTGFFTILEAHIPASKHDHIDVILENGIILRYNDIRRFGSWQWFECLEDCVLIQNLGVEPLSDEFKSDYLFNCFKHKKVACKIAIMDSKIVVGVGNIYASEALFLAKIHPEIPANQLNMQQLDNLVSSIKAVLLKALKEGGTTIKDFKQPDGKIGYFVQQLSVYGRHGEKCYVCGTSITSKVLGQRNSFFCPVCQKK is encoded by the coding sequence ATGCCAGAATTACCTGAAGTAGAGACTACCAAAAATAAAATTATGCTTACTTTACAAGGGCAAAGGATTTTACGTATCGAGGTGAGGCAGCCTCACTTGCGTTGGGTGGTTTCACCTCAAATTATGAGATTGCAGAATGAAAAAGTACATGAATGTTCGCGACGCGGTAAGTATATTATTTTGAAGCTCGATCATGGTTATTTAGTGATCCATCTAGGCATGACTGGTTTTTTTACAATATTAGAGGCTCATATACCGGCTAGTAAGCATGACCATATTGATGTTATTTTAGAAAATGGTATTATTTTGCGTTATAACGATATACGGCGTTTTGGTTCTTGGCAGTGGTTTGAGTGCTTAGAGGATTGTGTTTTAATTCAAAACTTGGGTGTAGAGCCTTTGTCTGATGAATTTAAGAGTGATTATCTTTTTAATTGTTTTAAACATAAAAAAGTTGCCTGTAAAATAGCCATTATGGATTCCAAAATAGTAGTTGGTGTGGGGAATATTTATGCGTCTGAGGCTTTATTTTTAGCCAAAATTCATCCAGAAATACCTGCTAACCAACTCAATATGCAACAACTTGATAATTTGGTATCCTCTATTAAAGCTGTTTTATTAAAGGCTTTGAAAGAGGGCGGTACGACGATTAAAGATTTTAAGCAACCTGATGGTAAAATAGGTTATTTTGTACAACAACTAAGCGTTTATGGGCGTCATGGGGAAAAGTGTTATGTATGTGGGACGTCAATTACAAGCAAAGTATTAGGACAACGGAATAGTTTTTTTTGTCCTGTATGTCAAAAAAAGTAG
- a CDS encoding beta-ketoacyl-ACP synthase III, which yields MDSKSVVLVSTGLCVPPYSVSNAELVKCFNQYVNEFNQEHKVEIEKGEIEALRESNSEFIVKSSGIENRYFFAIDGILDPKRMVPYIPERDNSEISLQAEKGVEACRDALKRANLEPSDIDMVVLACCNMQRAYPAVAVEIQKELGIEGFAYDMNVACSSATFGLFNAYNAIRSGSIRAALVVNVEICCGHLNFRDRDSHFIFGDAATAFVLQREDLVKNTHQGFKVLGASLLTDFSNAIRNNFGFLNRCDIDKRDNLDKLFIQQGRKVFKEVCPRVAQHITQHLTELSIKPEEVKRFWLHQANLSMDQLIVKKILGRNVTEDVMPIILSEFANTSSAGCIIALHKYQDGLDAGDYGVISSFGAGYSIGSVIVEKR from the coding sequence ATGGATTCAAAATCAGTAGTACTTGTTTCTACAGGGTTATGTGTACCACCGTATTCTGTTAGTAATGCAGAATTAGTTAAATGTTTTAATCAGTATGTAAACGAATTTAACCAAGAACATAAGGTGGAGATAGAAAAAGGAGAGATTGAAGCATTAAGAGAGTCCAATAGCGAGTTTATTGTAAAATCATCTGGTATTGAGAACAGGTATTTTTTTGCAATTGATGGTATTTTAGATCCCAAAAGAATGGTTCCATATATTCCTGAACGAGATAATAGCGAAATTTCTTTACAAGCTGAAAAAGGGGTAGAAGCGTGTAGAGATGCACTAAAAAGAGCTAATTTGGAACCTTCAGATATTGATATGGTTGTTTTAGCTTGTTGTAATATGCAAAGAGCTTATCCTGCCGTGGCAGTAGAAATTCAGAAAGAATTGGGTATCGAAGGATTTGCTTATGATATGAATGTAGCTTGTTCTAGTGCTACTTTTGGTTTATTTAATGCCTATAATGCCATTCGATCAGGTAGTATTAGAGCTGCCTTGGTAGTCAATGTAGAGATTTGTTGTGGTCATTTAAATTTTCGTGATCGTGATAGTCACTTTATTTTTGGTGATGCAGCAACGGCATTTGTTTTACAAAGAGAGGATTTAGTTAAAAATACGCATCAGGGATTTAAAGTTTTAGGTGCTTCATTATTAACAGATTTTTCAAATGCTATTCGTAATAACTTTGGTTTTTTAAATCGATGTGATATAGACAAAAGGGACAATCTAGACAAATTATTTATTCAGCAAGGTCGTAAAGTATTTAAAGAAGTCTGCCCAAGGGTAGCTCAGCACATTACACAACATTTAACAGAATTATCAATTAAGCCAGAAGAAGTCAAAAGGTTTTGGTTGCATCAAGCTAATTTATCGATGGATCAATTGATTGTTAAAAAGATTTTAGGTCGGAATGTCACAGAAGACGTGATGCCTATTATATTAAGTGAATTTGCTAATACTAGTTCTGCTGGCTGTATTATTGCCCTTCATAAGTACCAAGACGGCTTAGATGCTGGTGATTATGGGGTGATTTCCAGTTTTGGTGCAGGGTATTCTATTGGTTCGGTCATTGTAGAAAAAAGATGA
- the coaD gene encoding pantetheine-phosphate adenylyltransferase: MYCSEPKRAIYAGTFDPPTNGHLWVISEISQLFEELVVAIGTNPDKTFAYSLQERIEMLECITQEYPNTTIKTFENMYLVEFAHQLRAKYIIRGIRSASDYEYERNMRYINSDIHPDISTLFVFPPREYSEVSSTLVKGLVGFENWENIIKRYVPESVCQIMIKKFNSNENH, encoded by the coding sequence ATGTATTGTAGTGAGCCCAAACGAGCAATTTATGCGGGGACTTTTGATCCGCCAACTAATGGTCATTTGTGGGTAATTAGTGAGATTTCCCAGTTATTTGAAGAGTTAGTGGTTGCGATAGGAACTAATCCTGATAAGACATTTGCTTATTCTTTACAAGAGAGAATAGAAATGCTTGAGTGTATCACTCAAGAATATCCCAATACAACCATTAAAACTTTCGAAAATATGTATCTGGTTGAGTTCGCCCATCAATTACGTGCTAAATATATTATCAGAGGAATTCGTTCTGCTTCTGATTATGAGTACGAGCGAAATATGCGTTATATTAATTCTGATATTCATCCAGACATTTCTACTTTATTTGTTTTTCCACCTAGAGAGTATTCTGAGGTTTCTTCTACTTTAGTGAAAGGTTTGGTTGGTTTTGAAAATTGGGAAAATATTATTAAACGATATGTGCCAGAATCTGTCTGTCAAATCATGATTAAGAAATTTAATTCTAATGAAAATCATTAG
- a CDS encoding O-succinylhomoserine sulfhydrylase produces the protein MVRKLHPETLVLRGFKEQTSYNEHNQALFLTSSFIYPDSEIAESLFLGQKQGYTYSRTSNPTVSTFAKRVALLEGAEAAQATATGMAAIQATFLSFLKAGDHLVVSRSIFGTTVALVNSLVKFDIEVTYVSLSNLNSWQDAIQPNTRMFFLETPSNPLGEVVDIAKLSNIAHEKDILVVVDNSFCSPILQQPIQLGADLSIQSATKLIDGQGRVFGGVVSGSQTLINDVFMHVKTSGQVLSPFNAWVLISGLETIFVRIERQCQSALALAQWLENHPKVEKVFYPGLKSHPQYELIQKQQKAGGIVLSFRIAGGKEQAWKLVDNVKIFSKTGNLGDVKSIITHPFTTTHCRVDPKVKIESGITENLIRLSIGLEHIDDLKQDLDETLKLI, from the coding sequence ATGGTACGAAAATTGCATCCAGAAACTTTAGTGCTTAGGGGATTTAAGGAACAAACATCTTATAATGAACACAACCAAGCTTTATTTTTAACAAGTAGTTTTATTTATCCAGATTCAGAGATTGCTGAATCTTTATTTTTGGGTCAAAAACAGGGGTATACTTACAGCCGGACATCTAATCCTACCGTAAGTACTTTTGCCAAACGAGTAGCATTGTTAGAAGGAGCAGAAGCAGCACAAGCTACCGCAACTGGTATGGCAGCCATACAAGCAACTTTTCTAAGTTTTCTTAAAGCAGGTGACCATTTGGTGGTCAGTCGCAGTATTTTTGGTACGACGGTTGCTTTGGTTAACTCATTAGTTAAATTCGATATTGAAGTGACTTATGTTTCACTGAGTAACTTAAATTCTTGGCAAGACGCGATACAGCCTAACACTAGGATGTTTTTTTTAGAAACACCTTCTAATCCACTAGGAGAAGTGGTAGATATTGCCAAATTATCTAACATAGCACATGAAAAAGATATTCTTGTGGTTGTGGATAATAGTTTTTGCTCACCTATTTTACAGCAGCCAATTCAATTAGGTGCTGATTTGTCAATACAATCAGCAACTAAACTCATTGATGGACAAGGTAGAGTTTTTGGTGGTGTAGTTTCGGGCAGTCAAACTTTGATTAATGATGTTTTTATGCATGTTAAAACTTCAGGACAAGTGTTATCCCCTTTTAATGCATGGGTATTAATTTCTGGGTTAGAAACCATATTTGTCCGAATAGAACGTCAATGTCAATCAGCCTTGGCTTTAGCTCAATGGTTAGAAAATCATCCTAAAGTGGAAAAGGTTTTTTATCCGGGCTTAAAATCTCATCCTCAATACGAATTAATTCAAAAACAACAAAAAGCAGGGGGAATTGTGCTCAGTTTTCGTATCGCAGGGGGAAAAGAACAAGCATGGAAACTGGTCGATAATGTCAAGATATTTTCAAAGACTGGTAACCTAGGCGACGTAAAGTCAATTATTACCCACCCATTTACAACTACTCATTGTAGAGTTGATCCAAAAGTAAAAATCGAATCAGGAATTACCGAAAATTTAATTAGGTTATCTATTGGATTAGAGCATATTGATGACTTAAAACAGGATTTAGACGAGACCTTGAAGTTAATTTAA
- a CDS encoding sugar nucleotide-binding protein, translating into MHILITGANGQLGQSIVPILEPFHHISPFSKYHLDITHTDLLKDKLTNLKPEYILNFAAYNHVDLAQKELKKCDEINHLAVKKLASLTYQYGIGLIHISSNYVFSGECDHLYTEQEIAQPINYYGLSKYRGEQTVLQENPQAIIIRTSSLYSPFRNNFMTKIVRQIKEKKTISVVNDAYTQPTSCHSLALFIQYILEQKPELSGIIHFTDDKVYSWYEYAQVIALTCSQYLPLSANIIPIQASPKSIRPKYALLDNSFRKDFFDNQKMKDMINSTVIKIISME; encoded by the coding sequence ATGCATATTTTAATCACTGGGGCTAATGGACAACTAGGTCAAAGTATTGTTCCTATTTTGGAACCATTCCATCATATTAGCCCATTTAGCAAGTACCATTTAGATATTACACATACTGATTTGCTTAAAGACAAATTAACTAATTTAAAACCTGAGTATATCCTTAATTTTGCTGCTTATAATCATGTAGATTTAGCACAAAAAGAACTTAAAAAATGTGATGAAATTAATCACCTAGCAGTTAAAAAATTAGCCTCCTTAACCTATCAATATGGCATTGGTTTGATCCATATTTCTAGCAATTATGTCTTTTCAGGTGAGTGTGATCATTTATATACTGAACAAGAAATAGCTCAACCAATCAATTACTATGGCTTATCCAAATATCGAGGTGAACAAACAGTTTTACAAGAAAATCCTCAAGCAATTATTATCCGCACTTCATCTCTATATAGCCCTTTTAGAAATAATTTCATGACCAAAATCGTACGCCAGATTAAAGAAAAGAAAACCATATCCGTTGTCAATGACGCTTATACTCAACCCACTTCTTGTCATTCATTGGCTTTATTTATTCAATATATCCTAGAACAAAAGCCAGAACTATCAGGTATAATCCATTTTACTGATGATAAGGTCTATTCTTGGTATGAATATGCTCAGGTCATTGCGCTTACATGCTCTCAATACCTTCCGCTATCAGCTAATATTATTCCTATCCAAGCCTCTCCAAAAAGCATTCGACCCAAATATGCTTTATTAGATAATTCGTTTAGAAAAGATTTTTTTGATAATCAAAAAATGAAAGACATGATAAATTCAACTGTTATTAAAATAATTTCAATGGAGTAA